Below is a window of Pseudomonas sp. B21-040 DNA.
CACGGGGCGCAAATCGACTTTGCTGCATTTCGGGCAGCGCCGGGGCACGCGTTCGACGTAGCCGCAATGGTGGCAGCGCAACTCACCGGAGCGCTGGTGCACGGTCATCCGCGCATCGCAGCGCTGGCATTCAGACATCCAGCCGCAGTCGTGACACAACAAAGTCGGCGCAAAGCCACGACGGTTGAGGAACACCAATACTTGCTGGCCGGCTGCCAGCGTCTGACCGATGGCTTGCTGCATCGGTCCGGAAATACCGCTATCCAGCGGGCGACTTTTTACATCCAGGCGCAGGAAACGCGGCTGCTTGGCACCACCCGCCCGCTCGTTCAGGCGTAGGAGGCCGTAACGGCCGGTGTAGGCGTTGTGCAGGCTTTCCAGTGAAGGCGTGGCGGATCCAAGGACAATCGGGATGTTTTCCTGCCGGGCGCGGACCAACGCCAGGTCACGGGCGTGATAACGCAAGCCTTCCTGCTGTTTATAGGAGCCGTCGTGCTCTTCGTCGATGATGATCAGACCGGGGTTTTTCATCGGCGTGAACAGCGCCGAGCGCGTGCCGATAATAATGTCGGCGTCACCGTCCCGAGCGGCGAGCCAGGCTTCGAGCCGCTCGCGATCATTGACCGCCGAGTGAATCAACGCGATGCGTGCATTGAAGCGCTGCTCGAAGCGCGCCAGGGTCTGCGGGCCGAGGTTGATCTCCGGGATCAGCACCAGCGCTTGTTTACCGGCTTCGAGGGTTTCGCGGATCAGCTGCAAATAGACTTCGGTCTTGCCGCTGCCCGTGACACCGGCGAGCAGAAAGGCGTGATAACTGTCGAAGCCGGCGCGAATGGCTTCATAGGCTGCGCGCTGTTCCGGGTTGAGCGGCAATTCCGGTTGCGCCAGCCAGTGTTCGTGGCGTGCGCCGGGGGCGTGCTTGCGAATCTCCACTTGCACCAGATCCTTGGCCAGCAGCAAGTCCAGACTGTCTTTGCTCAACATCAGTTTGCTCAACAACTGATGGGCGACGCCGTGGGGATGCTGGGCCAGTGTCGCCAAGGCTTCGCGTTGGCGCGGGGCGCGGGCGATGCGAGGGTCATCGAGGCTGGCGCCGGGCGCCGCGGACCAGAAGCGTTCCTGGCGCGCCTCGGCCAATTCACCCTGACGCAACAATACCGGCAACGCCCAGCTCAAGGTGTCGCCGAGGCTGTGCTGGTAATACTGGGACGTCCATAAACACAGTTTGAACAGCGCCGCCGGTAGCGGTGGCGTGGCGTCCAGCAAGGCCAGGGCCGGTTTGAGTTTTTCCACCGGCACTTCGCTGGTGTCGGTAACTTCCACCAGTATCCCGATCATTTCCCGACGACCGAACGGCACCCGCAAGCGCATGCCCGGTTGCAGCTGGGCGCGCAGGACCCCGGCCGGGGCGCGGTAATCGAACAGACGGCGCAGGGGCGAAGGCAGGGCGAGGCGCAAAATGGCGTCGGGCACGCGGGGGGATCTCGATCAACTAACAAAAAAGGGCTTGGCACATACATCTGTAGGGGTCGCTTAATGGGTCGGGAGCCTAGCAGACGGTCGGTAGAAGCGACAGCTTGCGCGATTGCAAAGGTCTGGTAGAATCCGCGGCCTAATTACGTGCGGTATTCAACAATAGTGTTGAGTGGCGGCACGCTAGCCTGAGGAATCATCATGAAAGCCGATATCCATCCAACATACGAAATCACCGCAGTTACCTGCAGCTGTGGCAACAAGTTCGAAACTCGTTCGAACCTGGCCAAGCCTCTGGCGATCGACGTATGCAACGAGTGCCACCCGTTCTACACCGGTAAGCAGAAGACTCTGGATACTGGCGGTCGTGTACAGCGCTTCGCAGACCGTTTCGGCGCTTTCGGCAAGAAAGCTCCAGCTGCTGCAGAGTAAGGTTGAAGGGCCCGATGGGCTTTTCCTTGCTGTTGAAAAAGGCGTCCCTCGCGGGCGCCTTTTTTGTGTCCGCGATTTGGCTGTCAGGCGCCCAGGCGTTCTGCCCGACGCCGAGCGAGCTGGAGTCGGTCACCGTGCAGCGGGTCGTGGATGGCGACACCTTGCGCCTGAGCGATGGCCGCAGTGTGCGCATGATTGGTTTGAATACGCCTGAGCTGGGCAAACAGGGCCGCTCCGACGAGCCGTTTGCCGTGGTTGCGCGCAAACGCCTTGAAGCGCTGGTGGCTGCCAGCGATGGACGCGTCGGTTTGCTGCCGGGTAAAGAAAGCAAGGACCATTACGGTCGCACGCTGGCCCATGTCTATGGCGCCGACGGTGCCAATCTCGAAGCACAGATGCTCGCCGAAGGCCTCGGTTTTCAAGTGGCGGTGGCACCCAATGTTGATTTGGTCAGCTGTCAGCAAGCTGCTGAACGCAGTGCACGTCAGGCCGGGCTTGGTATATGGCGGCAATCCCCTGTACTGAAAGCGGAGCAGATCGAGGCTTCCGGGTTCGCCGTGCTCAGCGGTCGTGTGAGCAAGGTTCAGCGCAATCGCGGCGGGGTTTGGATCGAGTTGCAGGATTCGGTTGTATTGCGCGTTGCACCCAATATGCTCAACAGGTTCGATGTCGCGGCGCTGGAAACGCTTCAAGGCGCGCAAATTGAGGCGCGTGGCTGGGTCCAGGACCGCTCGCGTCGCGGTGGATTGAAACCCGGGCAAGCACGCTGGCTTCTGCCGCTGACGGATCCTTCGATGCTGCAAGCGACGCCATAATAAAAATTGTAGACATTTTTTCTAGCGATTGTGAACAGTCTACCCCTTGTGTTCCGTGGCTCTTGGCCCAAAGTCTTAGGGCAGGGCGCTTGACAGGGGTGACCGGTCAGTCTTGTGGGGATTTTGCGAGGCGCGTATCCTCGCTGACCAGTCTGTCCAACAGTAAAAGCGGAATGCCAAAATGTCTGATCTGAAAACTGCCGCTCTCGAATATCATGCCCATCCTCGTCCAGGTAAGCTGAGTGTCGAGCTCACCAAGGCCACCGCTACCGCCCGCGACCTGTCGCTGGCCTACAGCCCCGGCGTAGCCGAACCAGTACGCGAAATCGCCCGCGATCCTGAACTGGCCTACAAATACACCGGTAAGGGCAACCTGGTTGCAGTCATTTCCGATGGCACCGCCATTCTTGGCCTGGGTAACCTCGGCCCATTGGCTTCCAAGCCAGTAATGGAAGGTAAAGGCGTGCTGTTCAAGCGCTTCGCCGGCATCGACGTTTTCGACATCGAAGTCGATTCCGAAAGCCCGCAAGCCTTCATCGACACCGTCAAGCGTATCTCCATCACCTTCGGTGGCATCAACCTGGAAGACATCAAGGCACCAGAGTGCTTTGAGATCGAGCGCGCTCTGATCGAGCAGTGCGACATTCCGGTGTTCCACGATGACCAGCACGGCACTGCGATCGTTACCGCAGCCGGCATGATCAACGCCCTGGAAATCGCTGGCAAAACCCTCGCTGACGCCAAGATCGTCTGCCTGGGCGCCGGTGCTGCCGCCATCTCCTGCATGAAATTGCTGGTGAGCATGGGTGCCAACATCGAAAACATCTTCATGGTTGACCGTACCGGCGTGATCCACTCCGGCCGTGACGACCTGAACCAGTACAAGGCTGTCTTCGCTCACGCGACTGACAAGCGCACCCTGGCTGACGCGCTGACCGGTGCTGACGTGTTCGTAGGCCTGTCCGGCCCGAACCTGTTGAGCGCTGAAGGC
It encodes the following:
- a CDS encoding primosomal protein N'; protein product: MPDAILRLALPSPLRRLFDYRAPAGVLRAQLQPGMRLRVPFGRREMIGILVEVTDTSEVPVEKLKPALALLDATPPLPAALFKLCLWTSQYYQHSLGDTLSWALPVLLRQGELAEARQERFWSAAPGASLDDPRIARAPRQREALATLAQHPHGVAHQLLSKLMLSKDSLDLLLAKDLVQVEIRKHAPGARHEHWLAQPELPLNPEQRAAYEAIRAGFDSYHAFLLAGVTGSGKTEVYLQLIRETLEAGKQALVLIPEINLGPQTLARFEQRFNARIALIHSAVNDRERLEAWLAARDGDADIIIGTRSALFTPMKNPGLIIIDEEHDGSYKQQEGLRYHARDLALVRARQENIPIVLGSATPSLESLHNAYTGRYGLLRLNERAGGAKQPRFLRLDVKSRPLDSGISGPMQQAIGQTLAAGQQVLVFLNRRGFAPTLLCHDCGWMSECQRCDARMTVHQRSGELRCHHCGYVERVPRRCPKCSKVDLRPVGAGTERAEERLAILFPDYPVLRVDRDSTSRKDAMNQLFATIQKGQPCILVGTQMLAKGHHFPRVTLVSILDADGGLYSGDFRASERMAQLIVQVAGRAGRAEEPGKVIIQTHLADHPLLVQLTEQGYFAFAEQALSERRSAGLPPFAHLALLRAEAHKPGQAESFLDEACSEAERLVDEQNLGGIELLGPVPAPMERRAGRYRAQLLLQATARAPLHRLLASWLLVLEQMPSGRAVRWSLDVDPVDLY
- the rpmE gene encoding 50S ribosomal protein L31, producing the protein MKADIHPTYEITAVTCSCGNKFETRSNLAKPLAIDVCNECHPFYTGKQKTLDTGGRVQRFADRFGAFGKKAPAAAE
- a CDS encoding thermonuclease family protein, with product MGFSLLLKKASLAGAFFVSAIWLSGAQAFCPTPSELESVTVQRVVDGDTLRLSDGRSVRMIGLNTPELGKQGRSDEPFAVVARKRLEALVAASDGRVGLLPGKESKDHYGRTLAHVYGADGANLEAQMLAEGLGFQVAVAPNVDLVSCQQAAERSARQAGLGIWRQSPVLKAEQIEASGFAVLSGRVSKVQRNRGGVWIELQDSVVLRVAPNMLNRFDVAALETLQGAQIEARGWVQDRSRRGGLKPGQARWLLPLTDPSMLQATP
- a CDS encoding malic enzyme-like NAD(P)-binding protein; this translates as MSDLKTAALEYHAHPRPGKLSVELTKATATARDLSLAYSPGVAEPVREIARDPELAYKYTGKGNLVAVISDGTAILGLGNLGPLASKPVMEGKGVLFKRFAGIDVFDIEVDSESPQAFIDTVKRISITFGGINLEDIKAPECFEIERALIEQCDIPVFHDDQHGTAIVTAAGMINALEIAGKTLADAKIVCLGAGAAAISCMKLLVSMGANIENIFMVDRTGVIHSGRDDLNQYKAVFAHATDKRTLADALTGADVFVGLSGPNLLSAEGLKSMAANPIVFACSNPDPEISPELAHATRDDVIMATGRSDYPNQVNNVLGFPFIFRGALDVRAKRINEEMKVAAANALRELAKLPVPQEVCDAYGGIKLEFGREYIIPKPMDARLITLISDAVAKAAIETGVATLPYPKNYPLKSVDDVFNG